In Actinomadura citrea, a single window of DNA contains:
- the moaA gene encoding GTP 3',8-cyclase MoaA: protein MLVDTFGRTATDLRVSLTDRCNLRCSYCMPPEGLDWLPKPELLTDDEVVRLVGLAVRDLGVTEVRYTGGEPLLRRGLAGIVRRTAEQAPRPQISLTTNGIGLDRLASPLAEAGLDRVNVSLDTLDRETFRRLAHRDRLADVLEGLAAARRAGLAPVKINTVLMRGINDHEAAPLLRYCLEHGYRLRFIEQMPLDAQHGWTRENMITADEILDRLSAEFDLVPDTGHERGSAPAESFLIDGGPETVGVIGSVTRPFCGACDRVRLTADGQVRNCLFATEESNLRDAMRDGAADAELADRWRRAVRTKRAGHGIDDPAFLQPARPMSAIGG from the coding sequence GTGCTGGTCGACACCTTCGGCCGTACCGCGACGGACCTGCGGGTCTCCCTCACCGACCGGTGCAATCTGCGGTGCTCGTACTGCATGCCGCCCGAGGGGCTGGACTGGCTGCCCAAGCCGGAACTGCTCACCGACGACGAGGTCGTCCGGCTGGTCGGGCTCGCCGTGCGCGACCTCGGCGTCACCGAGGTCCGCTACACCGGCGGGGAGCCGCTGCTGCGGCGCGGCCTCGCCGGCATCGTGCGGCGGACGGCCGAGCAGGCGCCGCGTCCGCAGATCTCGCTGACCACCAACGGGATCGGGCTCGACCGGCTGGCCTCACCGCTGGCCGAGGCCGGGCTCGACCGGGTGAACGTCTCCCTCGACACCCTCGACCGCGAGACCTTCCGGCGCCTCGCGCACCGCGACCGGCTCGCCGACGTGCTGGAGGGGCTGGCGGCGGCACGGCGGGCGGGCCTCGCGCCGGTCAAGATCAACACGGTGCTGATGCGCGGGATCAACGACCACGAGGCCGCCCCGCTGCTGCGGTACTGCCTGGAACACGGCTACCGGCTGCGGTTCATCGAGCAGATGCCGCTGGACGCCCAGCACGGCTGGACCCGCGAGAACATGATCACCGCGGACGAGATCCTGGACCGGCTGTCCGCCGAGTTCGACCTCGTGCCCGACACCGGGCACGAGCGCGGCAGCGCCCCCGCCGAGTCGTTCCTGATCGACGGCGGCCCCGAGACGGTCGGCGTGATCGGCTCGGTGACCCGGCCGTTCTGCGGCGCCTGCGACCGGGTGCGGCTCACCGCCGACGGGCAGGTCCGCAACTGCCTGTTCGCCACCGAGGAGTCCAATCTGCGGGACGCGATGCGCGACGGCGCCGCCGACGCCGAGCTGGCCGACCGGTGGCGCAGGGCCGTGCGGACCAAGCGCGCCGGGCACGGCATCGACGACCCGGCGTTCCTCCAGCCCGCCCGTCCCATGTCGGCGATCGGCGGCTGA
- a CDS encoding MFS transporter, with translation MTGAPAARRTGAPAVPGAGAPAAPPTGPTLLALAVAGMVVSVQQTLVLPLLPQLMARFDAPITDVTWVFTASLLAGAVATPLLTRFGDMYGKKRMILLALVLLLAGSVVCAVSGTLPVLIAGRALQGVSAAMIPLAIGMIRDTFPAARVTTAIGIVSATMGVGGSAGMIVTGLIATRTGSHHPVFWIAAALAAAGLVLVAATARDVGVRAGGRPDLPGAALLACWLVCLLLGISQGNAWGWTSGGVLALFGAAAALCAVWVVIELRVRAPLVRLNLLVGPRSLSANVVSALLGFSMFAAFTLIAGFVQARPEEVGYGLGGSVLDVGLYMLPSTVTMLVFSATAGRIAARLGPAWTLAIGSAFAGLCYAWLAVSNSHVYDMLAFSALQGVGFGIAYAALGTLAVRHVPMDQSGIASGINSLVRTTGGSVAGAVTASILAGHAAGAGIPSLGAYELCFWVVSAGAALAALIAVAHALRHPG, from the coding sequence ATGACCGGCGCCCCGGCGGCACGCAGGACAGGCGCCCCGGCGGTGCCCGGGGCCGGTGCCCCGGCCGCCCCTCCCACCGGCCCCACCCTGCTCGCGCTCGCCGTCGCCGGGATGGTCGTGTCGGTGCAGCAGACGCTCGTGCTGCCCCTGCTGCCGCAGCTCATGGCCCGGTTCGACGCCCCCATCACGGACGTGACGTGGGTGTTCACCGCGTCCCTGCTGGCCGGCGCCGTCGCCACCCCGCTGCTGACGCGGTTCGGCGACATGTACGGCAAGAAGCGGATGATCTTGCTCGCCCTCGTGCTGCTGCTGGCCGGCTCGGTGGTGTGCGCGGTGTCCGGCACGCTGCCGGTGCTGATCGCCGGGCGCGCGCTGCAGGGCGTCTCGGCGGCGATGATCCCGCTCGCCATCGGCATGATCCGCGACACGTTCCCGGCCGCGCGGGTGACCACGGCGATCGGCATCGTCAGCGCCACCATGGGCGTCGGCGGCAGCGCCGGCATGATCGTGACCGGGCTGATCGCCACCCGCACCGGCAGCCACCACCCGGTGTTCTGGATCGCCGCCGCGCTGGCGGCGGCCGGGCTGGTGCTCGTCGCCGCGACGGCCCGCGACGTCGGCGTCCGCGCCGGCGGGCGGCCGGACCTGCCGGGAGCGGCCCTGCTCGCCTGCTGGCTGGTCTGCCTGCTGCTCGGCATCAGCCAGGGCAACGCGTGGGGCTGGACGTCCGGCGGGGTCCTCGCCCTGTTCGGCGCCGCGGCCGCGCTGTGCGCGGTCTGGGTGGTGATCGAGCTGCGGGTCCGCGCGCCGCTGGTGCGGCTGAACCTGCTGGTCGGCCCCCGGTCGCTGTCGGCCAACGTCGTCTCGGCGCTGCTCGGCTTCTCGATGTTCGCCGCGTTCACGCTCATCGCCGGCTTCGTCCAGGCGCGGCCGGAGGAGGTCGGGTACGGGCTCGGCGGCTCGGTCCTGGACGTCGGGCTCTACATGCTGCCGAGCACCGTGACGATGCTGGTGTTCTCGGCGACGGCCGGGCGGATCGCGGCCCGGCTCGGCCCGGCCTGGACGCTCGCGATCGGGTCGGCCTTCGCCGGGCTGTGCTACGCGTGGCTCGCGGTGTCGAACTCGCACGTGTACGACATGCTCGCGTTCAGCGCCCTCCAGGGCGTCGGGTTCGGGATCGCCTACGCCGCGCTCGGCACCCTCGCCGTCCGGCACGTCCCGATGGACCAGAGCGGGATCGCCAGCGGCATCAACTCGCTCGTCCGCACCACGGGCGGCAGCGTCGCGGGCGCCGTCACCGCGTCGATCCTGGCCGGACACGCCGCGGGCGCCGGCATCCCCTCGCTCGGCGCCTACGAGCTGTGCTTCTGGGTGGTCTCCGCGGGGGCGGCGCTGGCCGCCCTCATCGCCGTCGCGCACGCCCTGCGCCATCCCGGGTAG
- a CDS encoding SelB C-terminal domain-containing protein: MHVVTTAGHGGHGKSALVRALTGRQPGEAGAWTELPSGRHVAFVDAPGDERSVPDWLAGAAPASAVLLTVAADEGWMAQTREHLEALGALGVRFGVLAVTKADAADPRPALRQIRERVAGTALRGAEAVAVSAATGAGVVELSAALDRLAGRLPVPDPAAPVRLWADRAFTAGRQTVIAGTLAAGTVAVGDELLLMPAGERVRVRTIGRAGEPCESVGGVSRVVLTLRDAGRVDAGMALVTPGAWTPTTCVDVRTRFGEASGRLARRMTLHIGSAAVAVGLRPLGPDTARLTLNTRLALHLGDTGLLRDPERRSIAGVSVLDVRPPTLVRRGAGAARARELATWPDRPDGAVVLRRHGVLRRSELSLMGCAPPADAVALNGEWVADPAHWRSLFERLAEETSRHAAVSPGAPGIPLEAVRLRLGLPSRQLVAALVRPPLRLDAGRVYGPSPGSAPAQAAEPAPTAVAAAPPPPWAAAVERLRADLADAPFEPPDAERLEELGLTGDALADAERAGAVLRIDDGVVLLPGADREALRVLSGLPQPFTPAQAGDALGTGRDVAVALLRHLDRLGLTERRQGENRLNRDG, encoded by the coding sequence ATGCACGTCGTCACCACCGCAGGTCACGGTGGGCACGGCAAGTCGGCGCTCGTGCGCGCCCTCACGGGCAGGCAGCCCGGCGAGGCGGGCGCCTGGACGGAGCTGCCCTCGGGGCGGCACGTCGCGTTCGTCGACGCGCCCGGGGACGAGCGGTCCGTCCCGGACTGGCTCGCCGGGGCGGCGCCCGCGTCCGCGGTCCTGCTCACCGTCGCCGCCGACGAGGGGTGGATGGCGCAGACGCGCGAGCACCTGGAGGCCCTCGGCGCGCTCGGTGTCCGGTTCGGCGTCCTCGCGGTCACCAAGGCCGACGCCGCCGACCCCAGGCCCGCGCTGCGCCAGATCCGCGAGCGGGTGGCCGGGACCGCGCTGCGGGGAGCGGAGGCCGTCGCGGTGAGCGCCGCCACCGGCGCCGGGGTGGTCGAGCTGTCCGCCGCGCTCGACCGCCTCGCCGGCCGGCTGCCCGTGCCCGACCCGGCCGCCCCGGTGCGGCTGTGGGCCGACCGGGCGTTCACCGCCGGACGTCAGACCGTCATCGCCGGCACCCTCGCCGCCGGGACGGTCGCGGTGGGCGACGAGCTGCTCCTCATGCCCGCGGGCGAGCGGGTCCGCGTCCGGACGATCGGCCGCGCCGGCGAGCCGTGCGAGTCGGTCGGCGGCGTCTCCCGCGTGGTGCTGACGCTGCGCGACGCCGGGCGCGTCGACGCCGGCATGGCCCTGGTCACCCCGGGCGCCTGGACGCCCACCACCTGCGTCGACGTCCGGACCCGCTTCGGTGAGGCGTCCGGCAGGCTCGCGCGGCGGATGACGCTGCACATCGGGTCGGCCGCCGTCGCGGTCGGGCTGCGGCCCCTCGGCCCCGACACCGCGCGCCTGACCCTGAACACCCGGCTCGCCCTGCACCTCGGCGACACCGGGCTCCTGCGCGACCCCGAGCGCCGTTCGATCGCCGGGGTGAGCGTCCTGGACGTCCGGCCGCCGACCCTCGTGCGGCGCGGCGCGGGCGCCGCCCGCGCCCGGGAGCTGGCGACCTGGCCGGACCGCCCGGACGGCGCCGTCGTGCTCCGCCGGCACGGCGTGCTCCGCCGCTCGGAGCTGTCGCTCATGGGCTGCGCGCCGCCCGCCGACGCCGTCGCCCTGAACGGCGAGTGGGTCGCCGACCCGGCGCACTGGCGGTCGCTGTTCGAGCGGCTCGCCGAGGAGACGTCCCGGCACGCGGCCGTGAGCCCGGGCGCCCCCGGGATCCCGCTGGAGGCCGTCCGGCTGCGCCTCGGGCTCCCCTCCCGGCAGCTCGTCGCCGCGCTCGTCCGGCCGCCGCTGCGCCTGGACGCGGGACGCGTCTACGGCCCGTCCCCGGGCTCCGCTCCGGCGCAGGCCGCCGAGCCCGCGCCGACGGCGGTCGCCGCGGCACCGCCGCCGCCCTGGGCCGCGGCCGTGGAACGGCTCCGCGCCGACCTCGCGGACGCCCCGTTCGAGCCGCCCGACGCCGAGCGCCTCGAAGAGCTGGGCCTCACGGGCGACGCCCTCGCCGACGCGGAGCGCGCGGGCGCCGTCCTGCGGATCGACGACGGCGTCGTGCTCCTCCCGGGCGCCGACCGGGAGGCACTGCGCGTCCTGTCGGGTCTGCCGCAGCCGTTCACGCCGGCCCAGGCCGGCGACGCCCTCGGGACCGGCCGCGACGTCGCCGTCGCCCTGCTGCGCCACCTCGACCGGCTCGGCCTCACCGAGCGCCGCCAGGGCGAAAACCGGTTGAACCGGGACGGGTGA
- a CDS encoding propionyl-CoA synthetase, giving the protein MPYRGAARTAATPVRASAQIRARTRHREDDMGAYAAAYERSIADPTRFWGLAARDVRWLVPPDRVLDDGAPPFYRWFTGGELNTCDNALDRHVEEGRGEQAALIYDSPVTGTVRTYTFRELTELVARFAGALRKQGVERGDRVIIYLPMVPEAVIAMLACARLGAVHSVVFGGFAARELAVRIDDARPKAVVSASCGIEAGRVVPYKPLLDRALELARHKVERCVIRQREQLHADLVRPRDVEWDEAVAAAEPAGCVPVAATDPLYILYTSGTTGRPKGVVRDNGGHAVALRWSMENVFGVGQGDVFWAASDVGWVVGHSYIVYAPLLTGCTTVLYEGKPVGTPDAGAFWRVAAQHRVKALFTAPTAIRAIKKEDPEGALLAGHDLSALDTLFLAGERLDPDTYRWASRVLDRPVIDHWWQTETGWPIVANLRGLEPMPVKAGSPTVPVPGYDVRVLGPDGSPVPPGAEGDITIRLPLPPGTLPTLWQDDERFVESYLTKFPGHYLTGDGGHIDEDGYVWVMGRTDDVINVAGHRLSTGTMEEVISSHPAVAECAVIGVQDALKGQVPRGLVVLKSGILAEPGEVCAELVAMVREQIGPVAALKEISVVPALPKTRSGKILRGVMRGIADGQEVPVPSTIEDPDVLDGLRPVLRRT; this is encoded by the coding sequence ATGCCCTATAGGGGTGCGGCCCGAACCGCGGCGACGCCGGTCCGGGCCTCCGCGCAGATCCGGGCCAGGACCCGTCACCGGGAGGACGACATGGGCGCCTACGCGGCCGCGTACGAACGCAGCATCGCCGATCCGACCCGCTTCTGGGGGCTGGCGGCGCGGGACGTGCGGTGGCTCGTCCCGCCGGACCGGGTGCTGGACGACGGGGCCCCGCCCTTCTACCGGTGGTTCACCGGAGGCGAGCTCAACACCTGCGACAACGCGTTGGACCGGCATGTCGAGGAGGGCCGCGGCGAGCAGGCCGCGCTGATCTACGACAGCCCCGTCACCGGGACCGTGCGGACCTACACCTTCCGGGAGCTGACCGAGCTCGTCGCGCGGTTCGCCGGAGCCCTGCGCAAGCAGGGCGTCGAGCGCGGCGACCGCGTGATCATCTACCTGCCGATGGTGCCCGAGGCCGTCATCGCGATGCTGGCGTGCGCGCGGCTGGGCGCCGTGCACTCGGTGGTCTTCGGCGGGTTCGCGGCGCGGGAGCTGGCCGTGCGCATCGACGACGCCCGCCCGAAGGCGGTCGTGTCGGCGTCCTGCGGCATCGAGGCGGGCCGGGTGGTCCCCTACAAGCCGCTGCTGGACCGGGCGCTGGAGCTGGCCCGGCACAAGGTCGAGCGGTGCGTGATCCGGCAGCGCGAGCAGTTGCACGCCGACCTCGTCCGTCCGCGGGACGTGGAGTGGGACGAGGCGGTCGCGGCCGCCGAGCCCGCGGGGTGCGTGCCCGTCGCCGCCACCGACCCGCTCTACATCCTCTACACCTCCGGCACGACCGGGCGGCCGAAGGGCGTCGTGCGCGACAACGGCGGGCACGCGGTGGCGCTGCGCTGGTCGATGGAGAACGTGTTCGGCGTGGGGCAGGGCGATGTGTTCTGGGCGGCCTCCGACGTCGGCTGGGTCGTCGGGCACTCCTACATCGTGTACGCGCCGCTGCTCACCGGCTGCACGACCGTGCTGTACGAGGGCAAGCCGGTCGGGACGCCGGACGCGGGCGCCTTCTGGCGCGTCGCCGCGCAGCACCGGGTGAAGGCGCTGTTCACCGCGCCGACCGCGATCCGGGCGATCAAGAAGGAGGACCCCGAGGGGGCGCTGCTCGCCGGGCACGACCTGTCCGCCCTGGACACGCTGTTCCTCGCCGGCGAGCGCCTCGACCCCGACACCTACCGGTGGGCCTCGCGCGTCCTGGACCGCCCGGTGATCGACCACTGGTGGCAGACCGAGACCGGCTGGCCGATCGTGGCGAACCTGCGCGGGCTGGAGCCGATGCCGGTCAAGGCGGGGTCGCCGACGGTGCCGGTGCCCGGGTACGACGTGCGGGTCCTCGGCCCGGACGGCTCGCCGGTCCCGCCGGGCGCCGAGGGCGACATCACGATCCGGCTGCCGCTGCCGCCGGGCACCCTGCCCACGCTGTGGCAGGACGACGAGCGCTTCGTCGAGTCGTACCTGACGAAGTTCCCCGGCCACTACCTGACCGGCGACGGCGGGCACATCGACGAGGACGGCTACGTCTGGGTGATGGGCCGCACCGACGACGTGATCAACGTGGCCGGGCACCGGCTGTCCACGGGGACGATGGAGGAGGTCATCTCGTCCCATCCGGCCGTGGCCGAATGCGCCGTCATCGGCGTCCAGGACGCGCTCAAGGGGCAGGTGCCGCGCGGGCTGGTCGTGCTCAAGAGCGGGATCCTGGCCGAGCCGGGCGAGGTGTGCGCCGAGCTGGTCGCGATGGTCCGCGAGCAGATCGGCCCCGTCGCCGCGCTCAAGGAGATCTCCGTCGTGCCCGCGCTGCCGAAGACGCGGTCGGGCAAGATCCTGCGAGGCGTGATGCGGGGCATCGCCGACGGGCAGGAGGTGCCCGTCCCGTCCACCATCGAGGACCCGGACGTGCTGGACGGCCTGCGCCCCGTCCTGCGCCGGACCTGA
- a CDS encoding alpha/beta hydrolase, which produces MATSREWEFAGTRGAVTARIWADGEPRHVAVLVHGYGEHLGRYDHVADVLVRNGAVVCGPDHAGHGRSAGERVLVEDFEDVVADLHTVAEAARGDHPGLPVVMIGHSMGGLIATRYAQLHGDALAALVLSGPVLGRWHVVEELLGLDAMPDEPIDTSTLSRDPAVGRAYTEDPLIWHGPFKKATVRALDAALRRVDEHGSLGALPTFYVHGEADELVRPRDTRAGIDAIRGDDLTERLYPGARHEVFNETNRDEVLADVTAFIDRVLAGAPKSGS; this is translated from the coding sequence GTGGCGACGTCGCGGGAGTGGGAGTTCGCGGGCACGCGGGGAGCGGTCACGGCCCGGATCTGGGCGGACGGCGAGCCGCGCCACGTCGCTGTGCTCGTGCACGGCTACGGCGAGCACCTCGGCCGCTACGACCACGTCGCCGACGTCCTGGTCCGGAACGGGGCCGTCGTCTGCGGCCCGGACCACGCGGGCCACGGCCGCTCGGCCGGCGAGCGCGTGCTGGTCGAGGACTTCGAGGACGTCGTCGCCGACCTGCACACCGTCGCGGAGGCGGCTCGCGGCGACCACCCGGGCCTGCCCGTCGTCATGATCGGCCATTCCATGGGCGGGCTGATCGCCACCCGGTACGCCCAGCTGCACGGCGACGCCCTCGCCGCGCTCGTGCTGTCCGGACCGGTTCTCGGCCGCTGGCACGTCGTCGAGGAGCTGCTGGGCCTGGACGCGATGCCGGACGAGCCGATCGACACCTCCACGCTCTCGCGCGACCCCGCCGTCGGCAGGGCCTACACCGAGGACCCGCTGATCTGGCACGGCCCGTTCAAGAAGGCCACCGTCCGGGCGCTGGACGCCGCCCTGCGCCGCGTCGACGAGCACGGCTCGCTGGGCGCGCTGCCGACCTTCTACGTCCACGGCGAAGCCGACGAGCTCGTCCGCCCGCGGGACACCCGCGCCGGCATCGACGCGATCCGCGGGGACGATCTCACCGAGCGCCTCTACCCGGGCGCCCGCCACGAGGTCTTCAACGAGACGAACCGAGACGAGGTCCTCGCCGACGTCACCGCCTTCATCGACCGCGTCCTGGCGGGGGCGCCGAAGTCCGGCTCGTGA
- a CDS encoding RtcB family protein — MPYQTLKGGRVPIRMWTDPDTVEDLALDQLRNVSALPWVEGLAVMPDVHYGKGATVGSVIAMRDAVSPAAVGVDIGCGMTAVRSSLTVEDMPDDLAGLRGRLEKAIPVGRGSHKSAVDPSALPGLRERGWYDFWKGFDDLHPAVRSRHGRARSQMGTLGGGNHFLELCADDDGAIWLVLHSGSRNIGNELAEHHIEAARKLPHNQDLPDGDLAVFLKGTVKMDAYRHDLFWAQEYARRNRAVMTALAQNVVTKRFGEKRCRWGEVISCHHNYVAEEEYGGVELLVTRKGAIRAGRGDLGIIPGSMATGTYIVRGLGNETAYNSASHGAGRRMSRNKARKHFTVEDLVEQTRGVECRKDSGVVDEIPGAYKDLDAVIEAQSDLVEVVAHLRQLICVKG, encoded by the coding sequence ATGCCGTACCAGACCCTGAAGGGCGGCCGCGTCCCGATCCGCATGTGGACCGACCCCGACACCGTCGAGGACCTCGCCCTCGACCAGCTGCGCAACGTCTCCGCCCTGCCGTGGGTGGAGGGCCTCGCGGTGATGCCCGACGTCCACTACGGCAAGGGCGCCACCGTCGGCTCGGTGATCGCGATGAGGGACGCGGTGTCCCCGGCCGCCGTCGGCGTCGACATCGGCTGCGGGATGACCGCCGTCAGGTCGTCCCTGACCGTCGAGGACATGCCGGACGACCTGGCCGGGCTGCGCGGCCGCCTGGAGAAGGCGATCCCCGTCGGGCGCGGCTCGCACAAGAGCGCCGTCGACCCCTCCGCGCTGCCGGGCCTCAGGGAACGCGGCTGGTACGACTTCTGGAAGGGCTTCGACGACCTGCACCCGGCCGTCCGCTCCCGCCACGGCCGCGCCCGGTCGCAGATGGGCACGCTCGGCGGCGGCAACCACTTCCTGGAACTGTGCGCGGACGACGACGGCGCGATCTGGCTCGTCCTGCACTCGGGGTCGCGCAACATCGGCAACGAGCTGGCCGAGCACCACATCGAGGCCGCCCGCAAGCTGCCCCACAACCAGGACCTGCCGGACGGCGACCTCGCCGTGTTCCTCAAGGGCACCGTGAAGATGGACGCCTACCGCCACGACCTGTTCTGGGCGCAGGAGTACGCGCGCCGCAACCGCGCCGTCATGACCGCGCTCGCGCAGAACGTCGTCACCAAGCGGTTCGGCGAGAAGCGCTGCAGGTGGGGCGAGGTCATCTCCTGCCACCACAACTACGTGGCGGAGGAGGAGTACGGCGGTGTCGAGCTGCTCGTCACCCGCAAGGGCGCGATCCGCGCCGGCCGCGGCGACCTCGGGATCATCCCGGGATCCATGGCGACCGGCACCTACATCGTCCGCGGTCTCGGCAACGAGACCGCCTACAACTCCGCCTCCCACGGCGCGGGCCGCAGGATGAGCCGCAACAAGGCCCGCAAGCACTTCACCGTCGAGGACCTGGTCGAGCAGACCAGGGGCGTCGAGTGCCGCAAGGACAGCGGCGTCGTGGACGAGATCCCCGGCGCCTACAAGGACCTCGACGCGGTGATCGAGGCCCAGTCCGACCTCGTCGAGGTGGTCGCGCACCTCCGTCAGCTCATCTGCGTGAAGGGCTGA
- the selD gene encoding selenide, water dikinase SelD yields the protein MTRLAPVARLTQYARGGGSSKIPPGELERVVAGLTGGNDALLVGGPDGDDAAVLRLEGGRAVVSTADFCTPVVDDAYDWGRIAAANALSDVYAVGGVPLMALNLLGWPADALPAELAREVLRGGRDMAALAGVAIAGGHSIEDPEPKYGLAVTGTADPDRLLRLDAGRPGVPLTLTKPLGVGALNARHRATGEVFPHAVATMTELNAAAGLTALERGAACATGVSGFGLLGHLYKLARASGVTAVVDASAVPYLDGARAAVRDGFVPGGTRRNLAWVSPHTDFRRIAEEERLLLADAQTSGGLLVAGEIPGAPVVGELVGRGRRALVIR from the coding sequence GTGACCCGACTCGCCCCCGTGGCCCGCCTGACGCAGTACGCGCGCGGCGGTGGCTCCAGCAAGATTCCGCCAGGGGAGCTGGAGCGGGTCGTGGCCGGCCTCACCGGCGGGAACGACGCGCTCCTCGTCGGCGGTCCCGACGGCGACGACGCCGCCGTGCTGCGCCTGGAGGGCGGCCGGGCCGTGGTCTCCACCGCCGACTTCTGCACCCCCGTCGTCGACGACGCCTACGACTGGGGCCGCATCGCCGCCGCCAATGCGCTCTCCGACGTCTACGCCGTCGGGGGCGTGCCGCTGATGGCCCTGAACCTGCTCGGCTGGCCCGCCGACGCGCTGCCCGCCGAGCTGGCCCGCGAGGTGCTGCGCGGCGGGCGGGACATGGCGGCGCTGGCCGGTGTCGCGATCGCCGGCGGGCACAGCATCGAGGACCCCGAGCCGAAGTACGGCCTCGCGGTCACCGGCACCGCGGACCCGGACCGGCTGCTGCGGCTGGACGCCGGCCGTCCCGGCGTCCCGCTCACGCTGACCAAGCCGCTCGGCGTCGGCGCGCTCAACGCCCGGCACCGGGCGACCGGGGAGGTGTTCCCGCACGCGGTCGCGACCATGACGGAGCTGAACGCGGCGGCGGGCCTGACCGCCCTCGAACGCGGCGCCGCGTGCGCCACCGGCGTCTCCGGCTTCGGGCTGCTCGGCCACCTGTACAAGCTGGCGCGGGCGAGCGGCGTCACCGCCGTCGTGGACGCCTCCGCCGTCCCCTACCTCGACGGCGCGCGCGCCGCCGTGCGGGACGGGTTCGTGCCCGGCGGCACCCGCCGCAACCTCGCGTGGGTGTCGCCGCACACCGACTTCCGCCGGATCGCCGAGGAGGAGCGGCTGCTGCTCGCCGACGCGCAGACCTCCGGCGGGCTGCTGGTCGCCGGGGAGATCCCGGGCGCGCCGGTCGTCGGGGAGCTCGTCGGCCGGGGGCGGCGCGCCCTCGTCATCCGCTAG